From a region of the Hymenobacter jejuensis genome:
- the fbaA gene encoding class II fructose-bisphosphate aldolase: protein MAEQTLTGLRAGVLHGDEVQNLFKFAKANAFALPAVNVTGTNSVNAVLETAHEVNSPVIIQFSNGGAQFFAGKSLPNGDQRASIAGAISGAQHVHTMASVYDVPVILHTDHAAKKLLPWIDGLLEAGEKHFAQYGQPLYSSHMLDLSEEPIEENIEICKRYLERMSKIGMTLEIELGVTGGEEDGVDNSDVDSSKLYTQPSEVAFAYKELSSVSPRFTVAAAFGNVHGVYKPGNVKLQPVILKNSQQYVQEHFQTGSQPVDFVFHGGSGSSQEEIREAISYGAIKMNIDTDLQWALWEGIKNYYVKNEAYLQGQIGNPSGADSPNKKYYDPRVWLREGEKTFAARLKQAFEDLNAVNRRP from the coding sequence ATGGCTGAACAAACCCTTACCGGACTGCGCGCCGGCGTACTACACGGCGACGAGGTACAGAACCTTTTCAAATTCGCCAAGGCGAATGCCTTTGCCCTGCCCGCCGTCAACGTGACGGGTACCAACTCGGTGAACGCGGTGCTGGAAACGGCCCACGAAGTCAATTCGCCTGTTATCATACAGTTTTCCAACGGTGGCGCGCAGTTTTTTGCCGGCAAATCGCTGCCTAACGGCGACCAGCGTGCCAGTATTGCGGGGGCCATTTCGGGTGCTCAGCACGTGCACACGATGGCTTCGGTGTACGATGTACCGGTTATTCTGCACACCGACCACGCCGCCAAGAAGCTGCTGCCCTGGATCGACGGGTTGCTTGAGGCGGGCGAAAAGCATTTTGCGCAGTATGGCCAGCCGCTGTACAGCTCGCACATGCTCGACCTGTCGGAAGAGCCGATTGAAGAGAACATCGAAATCTGCAAGCGCTACCTCGAGCGCATGAGCAAAATCGGTATGACGCTGGAGATTGAACTTGGCGTGACCGGCGGTGAAGAAGATGGCGTGGACAACTCCGATGTCGATAGCTCGAAGCTCTATACCCAACCTTCCGAAGTTGCGTTTGCTTACAAAGAGCTGAGTTCGGTAAGCCCCCGCTTTACGGTAGCGGCTGCCTTCGGTAATGTGCACGGCGTGTACAAGCCCGGCAACGTGAAGTTGCAACCCGTCATCCTGAAAAACTCGCAACAGTACGTGCAGGAGCACTTCCAAACGGGTTCACAGCCTGTTGACTTTGTATTCCACGGCGGTTCGGGCTCTAGCCAAGAAGAAATTCGGGAGGCTATTTCTTATGGTGCCATCAAAATGAACATCGACACCGATTTGCAGTGGGCACTTTGGGAAGGCATCAAAAACTATTACGTAAAGAACGAAGCCTACTTGCAAGGCCAGATCGGTAACCCCAGTGGTGCCGATTCGCCGAATAAGAAATACTACGATCCACGTGTGTGGCTCCGTGAAGGTGAGAAAACCTTCGCAGCGCGCCTCAAGCAAGCGTTTGAAGATCTGAACGCAGTCAACCGCAGACCATAA
- a CDS encoding DNA/RNA non-specific endonuclease encodes MKKPLLGYGRYLLLLLLPCFAFHPTSVDRREVSTALFAANTQETFDTGTKTDYATGTVALTTGNWILTDGVLGATDADRKNGAQAVRLQGAGKLTMDFYLPTGASTITIQHAIYGSDGSSSWELWAQAQSCNCNKWTKLGNTVSTTSNTLQTAAFTANISGNVKFEIRKTSGGSARLNLDDFAVTEFGTEAPSVDNNNVALGNPSGAVTDVSYFDNYLLVKPQYVMSYNRDQGKPNWVSWHLDISDRGTADRQDDFRNDPSLPDGWYQVQSTSYSGSGFDRGHNCPSADRTSTLENNSATFFMTNMMPQAPNNNQKTWADLENYTRTFLPGNEVYVICGSYGVGGVGSNNATVVNTLDQGRVTVPARCWKVIVVLPVGDNDASRVNANTRIIAIDTPNVNSIDTNWGTYRTSVDAIEKATGYDLLSNLPVDVQTVIESKVDNGPTN; translated from the coding sequence ATGAAAAAACCCTTACTCGGGTACGGCAGATATCTTCTGCTGCTGCTTCTGCCCTGCTTTGCCTTTCATCCAACGAGTGTAGATCGCCGCGAGGTTTCGACTGCACTTTTTGCTGCAAACACGCAAGAGACCTTCGATACAGGTACCAAGACGGATTATGCCACCGGAACCGTTGCCCTCACGACTGGCAACTGGATTCTGACGGACGGCGTGCTGGGCGCCACCGATGCCGATCGGAAAAACGGCGCGCAGGCCGTACGCTTACAAGGCGCCGGCAAGCTCACGATGGACTTTTACCTGCCGACAGGAGCTTCTACGATTACCATACAGCACGCCATTTACGGCTCCGACGGCAGCAGCAGTTGGGAATTGTGGGCGCAGGCGCAGTCGTGCAACTGCAACAAGTGGACAAAGCTGGGCAACACCGTTTCGACCACTAGCAACACCCTGCAAACGGCAGCTTTCACGGCCAATATTTCGGGCAACGTCAAGTTTGAAATCCGGAAGACATCTGGGGGCAGCGCCCGCCTGAATCTCGATGATTTTGCCGTGACGGAGTTTGGCACCGAGGCCCCTTCCGTTGACAACAATAACGTTGCGCTGGGCAACCCCAGCGGCGCCGTTACGGACGTCAGCTATTTTGATAACTACTTGCTGGTCAAGCCACAGTATGTAATGTCGTATAACCGCGACCAGGGCAAACCCAACTGGGTAAGCTGGCACCTCGATATTTCTGACCGCGGTACTGCTGACCGGCAGGACGACTTCCGCAACGACCCTTCGTTGCCAGATGGCTGGTACCAAGTGCAATCGACCAGCTACAGCGGCAGCGGCTTCGACCGGGGCCACAATTGCCCGTCGGCCGACCGGACTTCTACGCTAGAAAACAACTCGGCGACCTTCTTCATGACCAACATGATGCCGCAGGCGCCTAACAACAACCAGAAAACCTGGGCCGACCTGGAAAATTACACCCGCACGTTCCTGCCCGGCAACGAGGTGTACGTGATTTGCGGTAGCTACGGCGTGGGCGGCGTGGGCAGCAACAACGCTACAGTGGTCAATACCCTCGACCAAGGCCGCGTGACGGTACCGGCCCGCTGCTGGAAGGTGATTGTGGTGTTGCCGGTTGGCGACAACGATGCTTCGCGGGTGAACGCCAATACCCGCATCATCGCCATCGACACGCCGAACGTCAACTCCATCGACACGAACTGGGGCACGTACCGCACCAGCGTCGATGCCATCGAGAAAGCAACCGGTTACGACTTGCTCTCGAACCTGCCCGTTGACGTGCAGACGGTCATCGAGTCGAAAGTCGATAACGGCCCGACCAATTAA
- a CDS encoding T9SS type A sorting domain-containing protein, whose protein sequence is MTSFYKNAWKLGQLPALLAFLFFFGAHQSWGQTPYQLATGTYTENFGDVANWTDNFASGLGANRFGVAPQQTSPALPNQTKVFATGTGGGVQKGTGAIVLLATGASPDGGNAAAFDLYLDFTGVTAGTISLDWAEVNNSSGDRRSTFKLQTNTGDGGAFVDLGGSSVVVTNNVAASGNLTSIALPAGFSNNATAKIRFFLVTSAGGTTGSRPKISLDNVVVTAGSTGTPVPTITTTASAYNSPFCVTSASGSTSFNVAYTSSGTFTGTFRAQLSNASGAFPSNATDNIIGSGSTSPISAIIPAGTPSGTGYRIRVVNDAPATYGADNGTNLTVSQSVTTNPVTVTPPDAQTISLTGTGTNLTAKAASGSTFTWQYSTSASGPFTTAIGGATSAIYQPKGSDFGAAGTYYVVAKSSLSNTCGSATGESSPVTITIPAATKPEIITSVSTLPAFSAVVAGAATSPQSFTVSGTGLSSPLSITPPAGFEIRTGTQPFACCVIQLQPTDGTVNTTTIDVRFAPTAAQAYQATIPVNSSGAADQSVAVSGTSTAPVYPATVSTAELTNITPTSASTGGNIPDDGGSGITARGVVWGKTPNPVLSTLKTSDGTGSGAFTSAITGLTPGTTYYVRAYATTTSAGTAYGQEFTLVTTTVPLAAEPTKNSALTASNVTSTSLLLNLTGGDGTKHLILARLGSAVDAAPVDATTYTPNTAFGQGTQVGVGNYVVYGGTADTVTVRNLRPNTTYTFAVFDYNDNDTPFAENYQTSSPGTLAQATLAVPATMLLEENFAYNSGDFLTNNGWAAHSGGTTNAVAVAAPGLTYAGYGAGSIGNTASITTTGQDVNRQFAAVYARTPVYASFLVKVSSAGTGDYFFHLGPTILSSNFKNRVYVKKGPTTGKVQFGISGNGTNILYTTEEYNLNETYLLVVKYSFDETGTTSRLYINPAVNAEPTTAAVEALETTGTPSDIGTVALRQGGGNTLAPNLLIDGIRVGTTYRVVRTGLTCLAPTPSFTATTVCAGTATAFKDASTTVESNATYAWDVDNDGKVDYTTKGNISHTYAAGTYTATLTITQGACSDTYTQQVTVRALPTATLTGDATVCVGTSTKLTVHLTGVAPWTVGYSINGAAAPAVLTVTAAEVDAEGNYSLTVTPKETTTYALTSLTDGNCTGAALTGSATVTVTTPPSVTALNIPTANTEMGKCGASVAFAATATGSPAPKFVYSIVKDGVTTAITSPYFFPVGVTTVTATATNSCGTDSKTFTVTVQDKEAPTVLTQNLTVTLSKGNFSITAADVNKGSSDACGIASITLSKSTFTCDNIGLNKVTLTVTDIHGNVASQTADVTVKGIIPTPVITPKPSSDVYTGGVATNLYIGYGPQSVTLTASGGVSYSWSGPAGLSKTDIANPIFTATKPGTFLYTVTVTSETGCTATKQVTLKVVDVRCGNKNDKVTICHKGNPSCISSGDIADHLNHGDQLGDCSAAKLTATAAASVVTTEATANVFEAYPNPFTDRAVLHFRSAETGKAQLLIYNAVGKLVATLYNGVAESGHDYEFTVDGATLAEGIYTCRLTTNGKVETKRLVLVK, encoded by the coding sequence ATGACAAGTTTTTATAAAAACGCTTGGAAGCTTGGGCAATTGCCGGCTTTGCTTGCTTTTCTGTTTTTCTTCGGTGCGCACCAGAGTTGGGGTCAGACACCGTATCAGCTGGCCACCGGAACATACACAGAGAATTTTGGTGATGTTGCCAATTGGACCGACAACTTTGCCTCAGGCTTAGGTGCCAATCGCTTTGGGGTCGCCCCCCAGCAGACCAGCCCTGCTTTGCCTAATCAGACCAAAGTTTTTGCTACCGGTACTGGGGGGGGCGTACAAAAAGGCACTGGCGCAATCGTACTTCTGGCAACCGGTGCCTCTCCTGATGGCGGCAACGCAGCTGCTTTCGATCTTTATTTAGATTTTACAGGCGTCACCGCCGGAACCATTAGCCTAGATTGGGCCGAAGTCAACAACTCATCCGGCGATCGGCGATCTACTTTCAAGCTCCAAACAAACACCGGCGACGGCGGAGCCTTTGTTGACCTAGGTGGCTCAAGTGTAGTGGTTACCAATAACGTAGCTGCTTCAGGCAACTTAACTTCCATTGCCCTACCTGCAGGCTTCTCTAATAATGCCACTGCCAAAATCCGCTTTTTTCTCGTGACCTCGGCCGGCGGTACTACTGGCAGCCGCCCCAAAATCAGCCTAGACAACGTAGTCGTTACTGCTGGTTCAACGGGTACTCCAGTGCCAACTATCACTACCACAGCCTCGGCTTACAACAGCCCGTTCTGCGTTACTTCTGCTTCGGGAAGTACTTCATTCAACGTTGCTTATACCAGCAGCGGTACTTTCACGGGCACTTTTAGAGCGCAGCTGTCGAATGCTTCGGGGGCGTTTCCAAGCAATGCCACCGATAACATCATCGGCAGCGGCAGCACTTCGCCTATTTCGGCAATTATTCCGGCCGGTACGCCCAGCGGAACCGGCTACCGGATTCGGGTAGTAAACGACGCTCCGGCCACGTACGGCGCCGATAACGGCACCAACCTTACTGTTTCTCAGAGCGTTACCACCAACCCAGTTACAGTAACACCTCCCGACGCTCAAACTATCTCGCTTACAGGAACAGGCACTAACCTCACGGCCAAGGCGGCTTCGGGCTCAACCTTTACCTGGCAATACAGCACCAGTGCTTCAGGGCCTTTCACCACGGCTATCGGCGGTGCTACTAGCGCAATCTACCAGCCCAAAGGCTCCGATTTTGGCGCAGCCGGCACCTATTATGTAGTTGCAAAATCCAGTTTATCAAACACTTGCGGATCGGCTACTGGTGAAAGTTCGCCCGTAACCATCACCATACCTGCGGCTACGAAGCCGGAGATAATCACTTCCGTGTCGACATTACCTGCTTTCAGCGCTGTAGTGGCAGGCGCGGCGACCAGCCCGCAAAGCTTCACGGTGAGCGGCACAGGCTTGTCTTCTCCCCTATCCATCACGCCTCCGGCCGGATTTGAGATTCGTACTGGCACGCAGCCTTTTGCTTGCTGTGTTATTCAATTGCAACCGACCGACGGCACAGTAAATACTACTACCATCGACGTCCGCTTTGCCCCAACGGCGGCCCAGGCATATCAGGCTACCATCCCGGTGAACAGCAGCGGCGCGGCCGATCAATCGGTTGCCGTGAGCGGCACCAGCACGGCTCCGGTATATCCGGCAACCGTGAGCACGGCGGAGCTTACCAACATTACGCCCACCAGCGCCTCAACCGGCGGCAACATACCCGACGACGGGGGCAGCGGCATTACGGCGCGCGGTGTGGTGTGGGGCAAAACGCCTAACCCAGTCCTGAGCACGCTCAAGACCAGCGACGGCACGGGTTCGGGCGCCTTCACCAGCGCCATCACCGGCCTGACGCCCGGCACTACCTACTACGTGCGGGCCTATGCTACCACAACCAGCGCGGGCACTGCCTACGGGCAGGAGTTTACGCTGGTCACGACAACGGTGCCGCTTGCTGCCGAGCCTACCAAGAACTCCGCCCTAACCGCTTCCAACGTCACCAGCACTTCGCTGCTGCTGAACCTAACGGGTGGCGACGGCACGAAGCATTTGATTCTGGCCCGCCTGGGCAGCGCCGTAGATGCTGCCCCCGTGGACGCTACGACGTATACTCCCAATACTGCTTTCGGCCAAGGCACCCAAGTGGGCGTCGGCAACTATGTGGTGTATGGTGGCACTGCCGATACGGTAACAGTTCGCAACCTGCGCCCTAACACGACCTACACGTTTGCCGTTTTTGATTACAACGACAACGATACGCCCTTCGCCGAAAACTACCAGACCTCTTCTCCCGGAACGTTGGCCCAGGCAACACTGGCGGTGCCGGCAACTATGCTGCTCGAAGAAAACTTTGCTTATAACTCGGGCGATTTTCTGACCAACAACGGCTGGGCGGCTCACAGCGGCGGCACTACTAACGCCGTCGCCGTAGCTGCACCAGGTCTTACCTATGCAGGCTACGGTGCCGGCAGCATTGGCAATACAGCCTCCATTACAACGACGGGCCAAGACGTTAACCGTCAGTTTGCTGCCGTGTACGCCCGCACGCCGGTGTACGCCTCCTTCTTGGTGAAAGTATCGAGCGCCGGTACGGGTGACTATTTCTTCCACCTGGGGCCGACGATCCTGAGCTCTAACTTCAAAAACCGGGTTTACGTCAAGAAAGGACCTACCACGGGCAAAGTGCAGTTTGGCATCAGCGGCAACGGCACCAACATCCTTTACACCACCGAAGAATATAACCTGAACGAGACTTACCTCCTGGTTGTAAAGTATTCGTTTGATGAGACGGGCACCACGAGCCGCCTGTACATCAACCCCGCGGTGAACGCCGAACCGACAACTGCCGCAGTGGAAGCACTGGAAACCACGGGTACACCTTCCGACATTGGCACCGTTGCGTTGCGTCAGGGCGGTGGCAATACCTTGGCTCCCAACCTGCTGATTGACGGCATCCGGGTGGGCACTACCTACCGGGTCGTGCGTACGGGCCTGACCTGCCTTGCGCCAACGCCTTCGTTTACAGCCACTACGGTTTGCGCCGGTACGGCTACGGCCTTCAAGGATGCCTCGACAACTGTTGAGTCGAATGCTACCTATGCTTGGGATGTCGACAACGATGGCAAAGTAGATTACACCACTAAAGGCAACATCAGCCACACCTACGCGGCGGGCACTTATACTGCTACCCTGACCATCACCCAGGGCGCTTGCTCCGATACCTACACCCAACAAGTAACTGTGCGGGCCTTGCCAACGGCTACGTTGACCGGCGACGCTACGGTATGTGTGGGCACGTCTACCAAGCTGACGGTCCACCTGACCGGTGTTGCTCCCTGGACGGTTGGCTATTCGATTAACGGCGCGGCTGCCCCGGCGGTCCTAACCGTAACGGCTGCTGAAGTTGATGCTGAAGGAAATTACTCCCTAACCGTAACTCCCAAAGAGACAACCACTTATGCATTGACCTCCTTAACGGATGGCAACTGCACTGGCGCTGCCCTAACGGGCTCTGCCACGGTAACCGTTACCACCCCTCCTTCTGTAACCGCACTAAACATCCCGACGGCCAACACCGAAATGGGCAAGTGCGGCGCTTCAGTTGCTTTCGCTGCTACTGCTACGGGGTCTCCTGCTCCCAAATTCGTATACAGCATTGTGAAGGATGGCGTGACCACGGCCATCACCTCTCCGTACTTCTTCCCGGTAGGCGTTACCACGGTCACGGCTACAGCTACCAACAGCTGCGGCACCGACTCGAAAACTTTCACTGTGACGGTACAGGACAAGGAGGCTCCTACGGTCCTGACTCAGAACCTGACCGTGACCCTGAGCAAAGGCAACTTCTCAATCACGGCGGCTGATGTCAACAAGGGCAGCTCCGATGCTTGCGGAATCGCGTCGATCACGCTGAGCAAGAGCACCTTTACCTGCGATAATATCGGCCTCAACAAAGTAACCCTGACCGTCACCGACATTCACGGTAACGTGGCCAGCCAGACGGCGGATGTCACTGTAAAAGGCATAATCCCGACGCCCGTCATCACGCCAAAGCCTTCTTCTGACGTGTACACCGGCGGCGTTGCGACCAATCTTTACATTGGCTACGGTCCGCAGAGCGTAACGCTGACGGCCTCCGGCGGCGTAAGCTACAGCTGGAGCGGTCCGGCTGGACTCAGCAAAACCGACATTGCCAACCCGATCTTCACGGCTACGAAGCCCGGCACTTTCCTCTATACCGTCACGGTTACCAGCGAGACGGGCTGCACCGCCACCAAGCAGGTGACGCTGAAAGTAGTCGACGTACGCTGCGGCAACAAGAACGATAAGGTTACCATCTGCCACAAGGGAAACCCATCCTGCATCTCCTCCGGAGACATTGCTGATCACCTCAACCACGGCGACCAGCTCGGCGACTGCTCGGCTGCTAAACTGACTGCCACAGCGGCCGCCAGCGTCGTGACCACTGAAGCTACCGCCAACGTGTTCGAGGCGTATCCCAACCCCTTCACCGACCGGGCCGTGCTGCACTTCCGCTCGGCAGAAACCGGCAAGGCGCAATTGCTGATCTACAACGCAGTAGGCAAGCTGGTAGCGACGCTCTACAACGGCGTAGCCGAAAGCGGTCACGACTACGAGTTCACCGTGGATGGCGCCACGCTGGCCGAGGGGATATACACCTGCCGCCTGACCACCAACGGCAAAGTGGAAACCAAGCGCTTGGTTCTGGTTAAGTAA
- a CDS encoding HD domain-containing protein: MDCRRAETYVLNELRQHLSPTLYYHGLHHTLDVLAQAQSLAEAEGVTDAEALMLLRTAALYHDSGFMTTYIGHEEAGCELVKRTLPDMGYSADQIELICRLIMATKMPQNPGDLHLAQILCDADLDYLGRPDFWPISQTLYVELQARGMAPDEQKWNEGQVDFLQGHQYWTASATARREASKQARLAEAQARLK, from the coding sequence ATGGACTGCCGACGCGCCGAAACGTATGTGCTCAATGAGTTGCGCCAGCATCTCTCGCCTACGCTCTACTACCACGGTCTGCATCATACCCTCGATGTCCTTGCGCAGGCCCAGTCGTTGGCCGAGGCCGAGGGCGTTACCGACGCCGAGGCGCTGATGTTGCTGCGCACCGCGGCCCTTTATCACGACAGCGGTTTTATGACTACCTACATCGGGCACGAAGAAGCCGGTTGTGAGCTGGTGAAGCGCACCTTGCCGGACATGGGGTATTCGGCGGATCAAATCGAGTTGATTTGTCGCTTGATCATGGCCACGAAAATGCCGCAGAACCCCGGCGACCTCCACCTGGCCCAAATCCTCTGCGATGCCGACCTCGATTACTTGGGTCGTCCCGATTTCTGGCCCATCAGCCAGACGCTGTACGTGGAGCTGCAAGCCCGCGGGATGGCTCCGGATGAGCAAAAATGGAACGAAGGCCAGGTCGATTTTCTGCAAGGGCACCAATACTGGACGGCTTCGGCAACGGCTCGCCGCGAGGCTTCCAAACAGGCCCGCCTCGCCGAAGCGCAAGCCCGTCTGAAATAA
- a CDS encoding cyclic nucleotide-binding domain-containing protein: MILLERWHQLLGIRPGEGRTVGLFFLHNFLLGIGTVLVYVAANVILLENQPERNLPLAYGVASLAMIAAGKIYAHYEHHLPLQHLAVRVLLAVVALTGVLGVLIVMGHSVAAAVAIMAGYRVIYLLTNLEFWGVSAMVFDVRQGKRLFSVISSGDMPAKALGAVLAILIHHHTDLLWLLLTAFGAYLAALFTLQITRRSHLVEARPTARAARQQSVAPMLQRWFGDSRLVLSISLSMLAIAAVTTGVEYSFFVNVKHKFHDQTAVMKYVGNVLVITYLSATLFKLLVSRVALDQVGVRWMLIALPATVLAGLLLFGGLRVGNAGEGMLLLYFCGLYLMMEVLRRAIFDPVFLVLFQPLSPPERLQAHTLAKGLYEPLGMGLAGVLLFALHQVPVLNEWAPFAWMSLFMIGALYFLHRSYGHYLDELQHALSRRFADATETATVQSWTGPVTRAVNGSAQHTAGVSSNTEEISQLLNSLSDKAQRQAATERLVELGAAALPQLTAVLATGTDEALVRRAAQICGRIRLEASRVALLQLAQQPNLLRREVALRALRNFAPNLADSTVYQALIQEELRLAHHLLRGQASTSDATLSHSLDYELTKVQQRLFAVLLQLYPPQIISDAQRGVAHAARERQANALEILDNLIPRHVYQGLQALLDPDTPAHKVRLFERLLSDRSSPPVPILESIVKRGETAFSDWTVSVALSRWHPSAACALALVPHLHSTSPVVRESAFKALQELSGTQPSAYQQLFDNQLITQEQVMNHAATTSRISAAERVAVLKSTALFAETPENVLSSIVPIMKEVTFQAGQQIFAKGDLGTSLFILHDGQVDIFTGTQQLATFHKGDFFGELALLDAEPRSASAVAKSNVMAFRLDQEDFYDVMEERGEVLRNILRVLCQRLRRQNDKMQLPQ, encoded by the coding sequence ATGATACTACTCGAACGTTGGCACCAACTGCTCGGCATTCGCCCCGGCGAAGGGCGCACGGTTGGGCTGTTTTTTCTGCACAACTTCCTGCTGGGCATCGGCACTGTGTTGGTCTATGTGGCGGCCAACGTGATTTTGCTTGAAAATCAGCCGGAGCGCAATCTGCCCCTGGCCTACGGTGTGGCCTCCCTGGCGATGATTGCGGCCGGCAAAATTTACGCGCACTACGAACACCATCTTCCGCTCCAGCACCTTGCCGTGCGGGTACTCTTGGCAGTAGTAGCCCTTACCGGCGTGCTGGGCGTCCTGATTGTGATGGGGCACTCGGTGGCGGCCGCGGTAGCGATTATGGCGGGCTACCGCGTTATCTACCTGCTTACCAACCTGGAGTTTTGGGGCGTTTCGGCGATGGTCTTCGACGTGCGACAGGGCAAGCGCCTGTTCAGTGTCATCAGTTCCGGCGATATGCCCGCCAAAGCGCTGGGCGCCGTGCTAGCCATCCTGATTCATCACCACACCGACTTGTTGTGGCTGCTGCTCACGGCTTTCGGAGCGTACCTGGCCGCGCTGTTCACGTTGCAGATAACACGTCGCTCCCACCTCGTGGAAGCCCGCCCGACCGCGCGGGCCGCCCGCCAGCAGTCGGTGGCGCCGATGTTGCAGCGCTGGTTTGGCGACAGCCGCCTGGTGCTCTCCATCAGTCTGAGCATGCTGGCCATTGCAGCCGTCACGACGGGCGTCGAGTATTCCTTTTTCGTCAACGTCAAGCATAAATTCCACGACCAGACGGCCGTGATGAAATACGTAGGCAACGTACTGGTTATCACATATTTGTCAGCCACGTTGTTTAAACTTCTGGTTTCCCGCGTGGCCCTCGACCAAGTGGGGGTGCGTTGGATGCTGATTGCGCTCCCGGCTACGGTATTGGCGGGTTTGCTGCTGTTTGGGGGCTTGCGGGTTGGCAATGCGGGCGAAGGCATGTTATTGCTGTATTTCTGCGGCCTTTACCTGATGATGGAAGTATTGCGGCGCGCCATCTTCGACCCGGTTTTTCTGGTTCTCTTTCAGCCTCTGTCGCCTCCCGAGCGCTTGCAGGCCCACACGCTGGCCAAGGGCCTATACGAACCGCTGGGCATGGGCTTGGCCGGTGTGCTGCTCTTTGCGCTACACCAAGTACCTGTGCTCAACGAATGGGCTCCCTTCGCCTGGATGAGCTTGTTTATGATCGGCGCGCTGTACTTTTTGCACCGCTCCTACGGCCATTACCTCGATGAGCTTCAGCACGCACTCAGCCGGCGCTTTGCCGACGCTACAGAAACAGCCACGGTGCAAAGCTGGACCGGGCCGGTAACTCGTGCGGTTAATGGCTCAGCCCAGCACACAGCCGGTGTTTCGTCGAATACTGAAGAGATCAGTCAGCTTCTCAACTCCCTAAGTGACAAGGCCCAGCGCCAAGCCGCTACGGAAAGGCTCGTCGAGCTGGGTGCCGCCGCCCTGCCGCAGCTTACGGCCGTGCTTGCCACCGGTACCGACGAGGCACTGGTGCGTCGGGCAGCGCAGATATGCGGGCGCATTCGCCTGGAAGCCAGCCGAGTAGCGCTACTGCAACTGGCGCAACAGCCCAATTTGCTGCGGCGGGAAGTAGCTCTGCGGGCTTTGCGCAATTTTGCACCCAACCTCGCCGATTCGACTGTCTATCAGGCACTTATTCAGGAGGAGCTACGCTTGGCTCATCATCTGTTGCGCGGCCAAGCAAGCACCTCTGATGCAACTCTGTCTCACAGCCTCGACTACGAGCTTACGAAAGTTCAGCAGCGCCTTTTTGCGGTGTTGCTTCAGTTGTATCCGCCCCAGATCATCTCCGATGCCCAACGCGGCGTGGCGCACGCGGCCCGCGAACGGCAAGCCAATGCGCTGGAAATTCTGGACAATCTGATCCCCCGGCACGTCTACCAGGGCTTGCAGGCATTGCTCGACCCCGACACGCCGGCGCACAAAGTTCGGCTGTTCGAGCGTTTGCTCAGCGACCGATCCAGCCCGCCGGTTCCGATTCTGGAAAGCATTGTAAAGCGGGGCGAAACGGCCTTTTCCGACTGGACCGTCAGTGTCGCGTTGAGCCGGTGGCACCCGTCGGCGGCTTGCGCACTTGCGTTGGTTCCGCACCTGCACAGCACAAGCCCGGTTGTTCGGGAAAGTGCTTTCAAGGCCCTGCAGGAGTTATCCGGAACACAACCCAGCGCCTATCAACAGCTATTTGATAATCAATTAATTACTCAAGAACAGGTTATGAACCATGCAGCAACTACTTCCCGTATTTCGGCAGCCGAACGCGTGGCCGTTCTGAAAAGCACAGCGTTGTTTGCCGAAACACCCGAAAACGTGCTGAGCAGTATTGTCCCGATCATGAAGGAAGTAACTTTCCAAGCGGGGCAGCAGATTTTTGCGAAGGGCGATTTGGGTACCTCCCTTTTCATTCTGCACGACGGCCAAGTCGACATCTTTACGGGCACTCAACAGCTAGCGACGTTCCACAAAGGCGACTTCTTTGGGGAGTTGGCCCTGCTCGACGCCGAGCCTCGCTCCGCGTCGGCCGTGGCCAAGAGCAATGTCATGGCTTTTCGCCTCGATCAGGAAGATTTTTACGACGTGATGGAAGAGCGCGGCGAAGTACTGCGCAACATCCTGCGGGTGCTCTGCCAGCGCCTGCGCCGGCAAAACGACAAAATGCAGCTCCCACAGTAA